The candidate division WOR-3 bacterium region TGAAGGAATTATGTAATTCAACGCCCTGACCCCGCCCGTGGATGCGGCGATCCCGATGTAAAGGTCCTTGAATTTTTCAGTCGTACGGAAAGTCTTTTTCTTCAATCTCTGTGTCAATCTCGCAACGGCGGCTGCTTTTAATTTGGCGATCAACTCTTCTTTGTAATTATACAGGTCAATCGAAATAGGACCGGATGGTTTGGTGAAGAAATCAACCGCTCCCATCTCCAGCGAACGTATCGTCAATTCGGCGCCTGATTTGGTGTGGGCGGAAAGCATCAGAACCGGTGTGGGGTTTGTCTGCATGATTCTTTCAAGAAGGACCAGACCGTTTTCCCCCGGTAATTCATAATCCAGGGTCACAAGGTCGGGCTTCAATTTGTTGAACTTCGCCCATCCTTCGACCACATCACGCGCTGAACCGCATACCTCAAATTCACCGGATGAATCGATTATATCACCTATCACCCGCTGCATCAAAATAGAGTCTTCAACAATCAGAACTTTCTTCTTCATAAAACTTTTTCTCCATGTTTAAACGAACGTACCCTCACCTCGCCGGTACTGAGATTCAAAAAAACCGTTCTCCCCCAATTGCCGAAAACATCTTCACCGACAATCGGTATATTCAATTTATTCAACTCTTCCCTCGTCTGCAGGACATTTCTTTTACCGATCTCATGTTTGGCAAATCCCTCAAACATTGTGGCGCCGCCGATGATCTTCGCGATTATCTTATCAGGTTGCGCCCCCATCTCAATCATATCTTTCATCATCTTCGCAATCGCAGCCCTGGGGTATTTCAAGCTGTTCTCGTTCCCTGAAGGCAGAAGGCAGTGCGCCAGACCGCCGATCTTCTTCTCGGTGTCATAAAGTATAATAACGACACAGGAACCTACCCCATAAGCAGCAAGCACGGCTTCTCCCTGTTCGACCTTCAATTCTCCTATCCCTACCTTCTCTTCGTTCATTTCATAAAACGCAGTTCACAGCCGCCTTCCCATTCATATCCACGCTACGACTGAACAGGTTTTTTTCGGTAGACATGTTCGGGACGGCTGATGACCTCGAACAGCTTGACTTCAGGGATTCCGATCAGCAATTCCGCCTTACCGATGACCAGATAACCGCCCGGTTTCAAGTGGTCGTAGAAATTTTTCAATATGGTCGACTGCGCACTGCGGTCCAGATATATCAATACATTCCGGCAGACGATCAAATCACACGGGTCAAAAGACGGTGGCTCAAAAAGGTCGATGTTCAAAAAAGTAACTCTTCTTTTTATCTTATCGGAAATAGCAAAACCGTCCTCAGTCTCTGTAAAATACTTTTTTAAAATTTCCTCAGGGGTATACTGGAAGACGAGCTTCGTGTAGACTCCCGCGCGCGCTTTTTGCAAAACATTATTGTCGATGTCAGTGCCGTAGATATCCACTCGATGGAGCAGTGAATTCTCCGCCGCGGTGATCGCCAGGGAATAAGGTTCTTCACCGTGGGCGCAACCTGCACTCCAGAACACCATCGGCCCGGTCCTCTTTTTGAATTCCGGAAATATCGAATTGCTCAAATACTCAAATGTCTCGGGATTTCGAAAAAAATACGAAAGATTGATTGTTATCGTGTCCAGCAGCCGCTCCATCTCTTCAGGCTCTTTTTTCAGATATTGATGGTATTCCTCAAAGCCGTGGATGTTCAACGCCCTCATCCTCACCTTTATCCGTCTCTTCAGCGGTTTCTCTTTGTAATGCTGGCATCGGAATGAAGTCTGTTTTCCGATGTAGTCGATGAGTTCCTTGAAACTATTTTCCACCAGATTTTTGGAGCACCTCGATATTCCGCGCAATAACCTCTTCGGAAGGATTCAGTTTCTGAGCTTCTTTCCAGAAATCAAGGGCTTTCGCCGAATCTCCCTGACGCAAATAAATATTGCCGAGTTTGAAGAGAA contains the following coding sequences:
- the cheB gene encoding chemotaxis-specific protein-glutamate methyltransferase CheB produces the protein MKKKVLIVEDSILMQRVIGDIIDSSGEFEVCGSARDVVEGWAKFNKLKPDLVTLDYELPGENGLVLLERIMQTNPTPVLMLSAHTKSGAELTIRSLEMGAVDFFTKPSGPISIDLYNYKEELIAKLKAAAVARLTQRLKKKTFRTTEKFKDLYIGIAASTGGVRALNYIIPSLPAKCGLRIIVVQHMPKYFTASLALHLNERSSMVVKEARDGDLILNGEVLIAPGGYHTTVDGEGKRVVLNNDPPRHGVKPSADVLFDSMASAFKNKAIGLVLTGMGHDGAEGVIRIKKQNGIVIAQDPDDAVIGGMPQSAINTNMVDYVLPLKLIPDKIFEFISRR
- a CDS encoding chemotaxis protein CheD (catalyzes the conversion of glutamine residues to glutamate on methyl-accepting chemotaxis receptors); the protein is MNEEKVGIGELKVEQGEAVLAAYGVGSCVVIILYDTEKKIGGLAHCLLPSGNENSLKYPRAAIAKMMKDMIEMGAQPDKIIAKIIGGATMFEGFAKHEIGKRNVLQTREELNKLNIPIVGEDVFGNWGRTVFLNLSTGEVRVRSFKHGEKVL
- a CDS encoding protein-glutamate O-methyltransferase CheR, giving the protein MENSFKELIDYIGKQTSFRCQHYKEKPLKRRIKVRMRALNIHGFEEYHQYLKKEPEEMERLLDTITINLSYFFRNPETFEYLSNSIFPEFKKRTGPMVFWSAGCAHGEEPYSLAITAAENSLLHRVDIYGTDIDNNVLQKARAGVYTKLVFQYTPEEILKKYFTETEDGFAISDKIKRRVTFLNIDLFEPPSFDPCDLIVCRNVLIYLDRSAQSTILKNFYDHLKPGGYLVIGKAELLIGIPEVKLFEVISRPEHVYRKKPVQS